AATGATTAAGTTGTTAACTCATTTTTAGGAATCTAAATGGGCAACTAAATATCAATGGAAACAATGTGAATATGTTGTTCTAATTGTGTCATCTGTTATAGTTTCCATTTATTTAATTAACATAACTTTTGGGGAGGTCTGTTGGTTTGTTGCCAGACTAGTCCAGTGCCTCAAATAGCCCATCATGCAGTGAACTATGAGATGAGGCATGACTCATTGATCATTCTGTCTGGCCTAATAGATTGTTCATTTTGACATGGTCAATTGAAAACATTTAGTTAGCAGATTTAGATCATATATGAACATAAAACCAACATACAGTAAAGATAAAAGCTATTTGGAAAGTAAAAATAGCATGCATTTGACATGTATTGACATTCAAAGCTAGGCCATGAGCTGATTGGCACTACTGGTAACGTTACATGTCCTGCTGTGTTGTGTCCTGCCATCAACAACTGTGTGGTAAAACAAGCCCCAGGCCATTGTCCAGTCGCTTGGTGGATCGATTCTCGCAATCTATGAATCCTGCTTGCAACAGATTGGAGATACACTCACTATAGCGATGCTCAGAGATGGGTCGCCTATCTCTTCAATGGGTGGAAACAAAACTTACATTCTACCAAATATTCAGGTATTTCTGAAGCAAGTGGAACACACAACCTAGTTGAAATGTAAGTTATTTCTTACTCTTAAATCCTTTATTTTTGATATTGCATGCTTGAACAGTCTACATTTGAAAGAGGACAATTGCATTGGAATCATGAAAAATATACACACTAAACTATGAAAAAATTGCTTATCCTGTGAGGTATTTCTACAATACCATGGCCCAGTGGAAGTTTATTTATGTCAAATCTTTTTATAGCATAAGGACATGTGACTCAGAAGATGGGGGATTGGAACTTGTTGGGGAGTATCTTAGAAGAGGTACATATTCATTCAACCATCGTGGGAAAAATCTGGCTAACCATCCTTTTCATATTCCGGATGCTCGTTCTTGGCGTGGCAGCAGAGGATGTTTGGGACGATGAGCAGAGTGAGTTTGTGTGCAACACTGACCAGCCTGGGTGTAAGAACGTGTGCTACGACGATGCATTCCCCATTTCTCTTATCCGATACTGGGTGTTACAAATCATTTtcgtgtcctctccctctctggtgtACATGGGACATGCACTGTACCGTTTGAGGGCCCTTGAAAAAGAGAGACACAAGAAAAAAGCTTTCCTGAAAGCAGAGCTAGAGGGCGCTGAGCCCATTCATGAGGAcagacagaggatagagagggagctGAGGAAGCTGGAGGAACAGAAGAGAGTAAGGAAAGCTCCACTCAGGGGCTCCTTGCTTCGCACATATGTCTTCCATATCTTGACGAGGTCAGTGGTGGAGATTGGCTTCATAGTGGGACAATATGTGCTGTACGGAGTTGGACTGGATCCTTTGTACAAATGTGAGAGATTGCCTTGCCCGAACAGTGTGGATTGCTTTGTGTCCAGACCAACTGAGAAGAACATTTTCATGATCTTCATGCTCGTCATCGCTGGGGTTTCTTTGTTCTTGAATCTCCTCGAGATATTCCACCTGGGAGTGAAGAAAGTCAAACAAAGTCTGTATGGAAATAAAGGCACTGATGATGAAAGCTTATTAGCTTTCAGGTCCAAGAAAAACTCCATGGTCCAGCAGGTGTGTGTCCTTACAAACTCATCACCCCAAAAGATGATGCAGCTCACTCAGACGGCCTACACAATGGTCCCTAACAGCCATGTGGATGCTGTCCCCTTGTACCTGCATTCGGTAGCTCCTCACAACGATAGTGGTGGCACCAACGACTCAGAGCAGTACCCCAGACAGACTGAGCTCCAGTCCCTGCGACAGCTGGGGACCGTGGAGCATCActacaccctggaccagaggAACCCCTCATGCAGCAGTGAGGATTCCAACGGACCTAAAGGCTCAGGCCATCCCAGGCACGGCGGAGCACAGCCACGGCCTTCCCTCATGGCTAGCCATATGGAGATACCAGCAGCCCTGTGGAACCAGCTACGCAAACAGAGCCGGGTCAGCGCTCTGCAGGACTACAGTGACATGAGTGATTCACCTGACAGTGGTCACTATCCCACGGGGAGGAAGGCTAGTTTCATGTCCCGGGGACTCTCTCAGAGCAACCTGGACAGTCCTTCTGATAGCCCGAACTCCGGGAGTGGGACGGACACAGAGGCCAAGCGTATCGCCCAAGGAGAGAGCCCACCTATGACCCCGCCTCCAGCCAGTGGACGTAGAATGTCAATGGTAAGTAGACCTATTACACAACGTTATTTTTTTTGAATGGAGGATGCATTGTAGGATTTTCATCATGTATTTCTAAGGCTAAGATTCGGAATAAATAACTACTGACTAACTCGTGTTGCATATTTCAATCTTTCAGAGCATGATTCTGGAACTGTCTTCAATCATGAAAAAGTGAGAACTGGCTGAGGGACCAGAAGAATCTGGGGACCCTGATCACGAAGCAACATTCCCCTTCTAATTGCCTAATTGTATTCATAATAACATATGTATTGTGGATGAGCAGTAAGCGCATTAGTATAGTTACACTGAACAAGAATATAAATgcatcatgcaacaatttctaagatttttccgagttacagttcatataaggacatcaGT
This portion of the Salvelinus fontinalis isolate EN_2023a chromosome 27, ASM2944872v1, whole genome shotgun sequence genome encodes:
- the LOC129824986 gene encoding gap junction alpha-10 protein-like, whose translation is MGDWNLLGSILEEVHIHSTIVGKIWLTILFIFRMLVLGVAAEDVWDDEQSEFVCNTDQPGCKNVCYDDAFPISLIRYWVLQIIFVSSPSLVYMGHALYRLRALEKERHKKKAFLKAELEGAEPIHEDRQRIERELRKLEEQKRVRKAPLRGSLLRTYVFHILTRSVVEIGFIVGQYVLYGVGLDPLYKCERLPCPNSVDCFVSRPTEKNIFMIFMLVIAGVSLFLNLLEIFHLGVKKVKQSLYGNKGTDDESLLAFRSKKNSMVQQVCVLTNSSPQKMMQLTQTAYTMVPNSHVDAVPLYLHSVAPHNDSGGTNDSEQYPRQTELQSLRQLGTVEHHYTLDQRNPSCSSEDSNGPKGSGHPRHGGAQPRPSLMASHMEIPAALWNQLRKQSRVSALQDYSDMSDSPDSGHYPTGRKASFMSRGLSQSNLDSPSDSPNSGSGTDTEAKRIAQGESPPMTPPPASGRRMSMSMILELSSIMKK